The following are encoded together in the Pedobacter steynii genome:
- a CDS encoding phosphoenolpyruvate carboxylase, giving the protein MMQKQRAKGQRESVFNNEVISRFELYNSLFLTLPFYKVKDTGTLLPLFIKYCEDGVKNHETPAGIINAFFEKYTQNNSKKDIIDLLFRFIQYIERQVVLFDAVEDASFNKLNADEEHSALLVYLKKGVDNKPLNEKIEKLIDEFSLRLVLTAHPTQFYPGSVLSIITDLTSAIKTNDISTINQLLQQLGKTPFFNKKSPTPVDEALSLAWYLENVFYFAAANIQSEIDQSLNDYNLESKKIIELGFWPGGDRDGNPNVHTDSTIQVSKMLRQILFRCYYRDFRNLKRRITFRGVEDNIALVHDVLYKNAFDPNIETENISDFLIENLNKIKTTLIEDHDGLFSDLVSDLIRKVELYGSHFASLDIRQDSRVLRDVHAYCRNNKPINALYPENYDSLNEEEKIKALVFKSAKINYTEQPDSLTQDTLETIAEIKQIQQSNGEMACHRFIISNCQQASDILQLMELFLWNGWTEDELSIDFVPLFETVHDLAGAAEIMETLYSHSFYKKHLANRGGKQHIMLGFSDSTKDGGYLMANWSIFNAKVALTATADQHQIQLAFFDGRGGPPSRGGGKTHRFYASMGKEIANKNIQLTIQGQTISSQYGSIDSAEFNMEQMINAGISAGMKEKHNILLDPLHKNLLDEMATESYDSYVSLRKHPLFLSYLEKFSPLTLLSKITISSRPVKRNSGGSLKLEDLRAIGFVTAWSQLKQNIPGFYGIGTALKNQEKQGNWDKVVKTYQESGYFKTIIDNCMMSMSKADFSITAHFANDKEYGAFWKMLYEEFELSKTLLLKLSGHETLMENYPVEKRSISVREKIVLPLVLIQHYALEQLQNEVTDEEQQSLEKLSIRTVYGIVNAGRNLA; this is encoded by the coding sequence ATGATGCAGAAACAACGCGCAAAAGGTCAGAGAGAATCTGTTTTTAACAATGAAGTTATATCCAGATTTGAACTTTATAACAGCCTTTTCCTTACCCTTCCCTTCTACAAAGTAAAAGACACCGGAACTTTACTTCCGCTATTCATTAAGTATTGTGAAGATGGTGTCAAGAACCACGAAACACCAGCAGGAATCATTAACGCATTTTTTGAAAAGTATACTCAAAATAATTCCAAAAAGGACATTATAGATTTACTTTTCCGCTTCATTCAATATATTGAACGTCAGGTCGTATTGTTTGATGCCGTTGAAGATGCCTCCTTCAATAAACTAAATGCAGATGAAGAACACAGTGCTTTATTGGTTTATCTGAAAAAGGGGGTCGATAACAAGCCTTTAAACGAAAAAATAGAAAAGCTGATCGATGAGTTTTCACTCCGCCTGGTCCTTACGGCCCACCCAACCCAGTTTTATCCTGGAAGCGTCTTGTCTATCATCACCGATTTAACTTCTGCAATAAAAACCAATGATATTTCGACCATTAACCAACTGTTGCAGCAATTGGGGAAAACGCCTTTTTTCAATAAAAAATCACCAACACCTGTTGATGAAGCATTAAGCCTGGCCTGGTATCTTGAAAACGTCTTTTATTTCGCAGCAGCAAACATTCAATCGGAAATCGATCAAAGCCTGAATGACTATAACCTGGAATCTAAAAAGATCATAGAACTTGGCTTCTGGCCAGGAGGAGATCGTGACGGCAATCCAAATGTCCATACCGATTCTACCATTCAGGTATCCAAAATGCTCCGTCAGATTCTATTCAGGTGCTATTACAGAGATTTCAGGAACCTAAAGCGCCGCATTACTTTCAGAGGTGTAGAAGATAATATTGCCCTTGTACATGATGTGCTCTACAAAAACGCGTTTGATCCCAATATAGAAACCGAGAACATTTCCGATTTTTTAATTGAAAATCTGAATAAAATAAAAACTACCCTAATAGAAGACCACGACGGGCTATTCTCCGATCTCGTTTCCGACCTGATTCGTAAGGTAGAACTTTATGGGAGTCACTTTGCCTCTTTGGATATCAGACAGGACAGCAGAGTGCTTAGGGATGTTCACGCGTACTGCCGCAACAACAAACCCATCAACGCCTTATATCCTGAGAATTATGACAGCCTGAATGAAGAAGAGAAAATCAAGGCGCTGGTATTTAAAAGTGCCAAGATAAACTATACAGAACAACCCGACTCGTTAACACAGGACACCTTGGAAACCATTGCTGAAATCAAACAAATTCAGCAAAGCAACGGAGAAATGGCTTGCCATAGGTTTATTATCAGTAATTGCCAGCAGGCAAGCGATATTTTACAGCTAATGGAACTGTTTCTTTGGAACGGATGGACAGAAGATGAGTTAAGTATAGACTTTGTCCCTCTTTTTGAAACAGTGCATGATCTCGCCGGTGCTGCGGAAATTATGGAAACTCTATATAGCCATTCTTTCTATAAAAAACATCTTGCCAACAGGGGCGGCAAGCAACACATCATGCTTGGCTTCTCTGACAGTACCAAAGATGGTGGTTATTTAATGGCCAACTGGTCGATTTTTAATGCAAAAGTAGCGTTAACCGCCACTGCAGATCAGCACCAGATACAACTCGCCTTTTTTGATGGCAGAGGAGGCCCCCCATCCCGTGGAGGAGGTAAAACCCATCGTTTCTATGCCTCTATGGGTAAAGAAATTGCCAACAAGAATATTCAACTGACCATCCAGGGTCAAACCATCAGTTCTCAGTACGGTTCTATCGACAGTGCAGAATTCAATATGGAGCAAATGATCAATGCCGGAATTTCCGCTGGAATGAAGGAAAAGCACAATATCCTTTTAGACCCATTACATAAAAACTTGCTGGATGAAATGGCCACAGAAAGCTATGATTCTTATGTTTCACTGCGTAAACATCCTTTGTTTCTAAGCTATCTGGAGAAATTCTCTCCTTTAACCCTGCTTTCTAAAATTACCATCAGCAGCAGACCGGTAAAAAGGAACTCGGGAGGATCTTTAAAACTGGAAGACCTCAGAGCAATTGGCTTCGTAACCGCATGGAGTCAACTAAAACAGAATATTCCAGGCTTTTATGGTATTGGTACCGCATTGAAAAATCAGGAAAAACAGGGTAATTGGGATAAAGTCGTTAAGACTTATCAGGAATCCGGATACTTTAAAACCATTATCGACAACTGCATGATGTCTATGAGCAAAGCCGATTTCTCCATTACTGCTCATTTTGCCAATGATAAAGAGTACGGGGCTTTCTGGAAGATGCTTTATGAGGAATTTGAGCTATCTAAAACCCTCTTATTAAAACTATCCGGACATGAGACCTTAATGGAGAATTACCCGGTTGAGAAGCGCTCTATTTCCGTTAGGGAGAAGATCGTACTTCCATTAGTCCTGATCCAGCATTATGCCTTGGAACAGTTGCAAAATGAAGTTACAGATGAGGAACAACAATCTCTGGAAAAACTATCCATCAGAACGGTCTATGGTATCGTAAATGCGGGTAGGAATCTCGCTTAA
- a CDS encoding HlyD family secretion protein gives MTTEKKKKNIVIPIILAVLIVIGAIFGIKEYIYYSKHVDTDDAQIDGDISPVVARVGGYVKDINFEENTLVHAGDVLVKLDDSDYKVKLEQAQAGQLGASAGVGVSQSQIAATAANTSTAKANIEAARVKLSLAQKDYARYANLVKDGSITQQQFDQAKAQKESAEAAFTAANDQYTAAVKQVGTTQSQLAVSNNGVTQRQSDVDFAKLQLSYTDIKAPATGIVSKKNVQKGQLVQAGQSLFSIVNDNSIYVTANFKETQLEDINPGLKVKIEVDAYPNADVQGEVYNFAPITGAKGSLLPPDNATGNFVKVVQRVPVKIKITNAPKDILAKLRPGMSVKVSVSTKD, from the coding sequence ATGACAACTGAAAAGAAAAAGAAGAATATAGTAATCCCCATCATATTAGCCGTATTAATCGTAATCGGGGCTATATTTGGTATCAAAGAATACATTTACTACAGCAAGCACGTAGACACCGATGATGCACAGATTGATGGAGATATCAGTCCGGTGGTTGCTCGCGTTGGCGGATACGTGAAAGACATCAATTTTGAAGAAAACACCCTGGTACATGCAGGAGACGTCCTGGTGAAGCTGGATGATAGCGATTATAAGGTAAAGCTTGAACAAGCTCAGGCCGGACAATTGGGTGCCTCCGCGGGTGTTGGAGTTTCTCAATCACAAATTGCAGCTACAGCAGCCAATACCAGCACTGCCAAGGCTAATATTGAAGCAGCAAGAGTAAAGCTTTCCCTGGCACAAAAAGATTATGCCCGTTATGCCAATCTGGTAAAAGACGGATCTATTACCCAGCAACAATTTGACCAGGCAAAAGCACAGAAAGAATCTGCCGAAGCTGCTTTCACCGCTGCAAATGACCAGTATACTGCTGCGGTAAAGCAAGTGGGGACTACACAATCTCAATTAGCGGTAAGCAATAATGGCGTTACCCAACGCCAGTCTGATGTGGATTTTGCCAAACTCCAATTGTCTTATACAGACATTAAAGCTCCCGCAACAGGTATTGTTTCCAAAAAGAATGTTCAAAAAGGTCAGCTTGTTCAGGCTGGCCAGTCTTTATTTTCTATTGTAAACGACAATAGCATTTATGTAACCGCAAATTTTAAAGAAACTCAATTGGAAGATATCAACCCGGGATTAAAGGTAAAGATAGAAGTTGATGCCTATCCTAATGCTGATGTTCAGGGTGAAGTATACAACTTCGCTCCTATAACAGGGGCAAAAGGCTCTCTTCTTCCTCCCGATAATGCCACGGGTAATTTCGTAAAAGTGGTACAACGCGTTCCTGTAAAAATCAAGATTACCAATGCACCGAAAGATATTCTGGCCAAACTACGTCCCGGAATGAGTGTTAAGGTTTCTGTGTCTACAAAAGATTAG
- a CDS encoding peroxiredoxin yields the protein MINIGQQFPSFSKTAVVSIEKGKEFETLTSDSLINDNNQWTCMFWWPKDFTFVCPTEIAEFNNNYGEFRDRDTTLIGASTDSEFVHAAWRNNHDDLRGLKFPMLADTSKSLAEALDILEPNEKIAYRATFIIDPQGIVRWASVNDLSVGRNVKEVIRVLDALQTDELCPCNWEKGQETLTV from the coding sequence ATGATAAATATAGGTCAACAATTTCCATCATTCTCGAAAACCGCTGTAGTAAGCATAGAAAAAGGTAAAGAATTCGAAACTTTAACTTCTGATTCTTTAATTAACGACAACAACCAATGGACTTGTATGTTCTGGTGGCCAAAAGATTTTACTTTCGTTTGCCCTACAGAAATAGCTGAATTTAACAACAATTATGGCGAATTCCGTGACCGTGATACTACCTTAATCGGTGCATCTACGGATTCTGAATTTGTTCACGCAGCATGGAGAAATAATCACGACGATTTACGTGGTTTGAAATTTCCAATGTTAGCGGATACTTCTAAATCTTTAGCTGAGGCTTTAGACATTTTAGAACCAAATGAAAAAATCGCTTACCGTGCTACGTTCATCATCGATCCTCAAGGTATCGTTCGTTGGGCAAGTGTAAATGATTTAAGCGTTGGCCGTAACGTTAAAGAGGTAATCAGAGTACTTGATGCTTTGCAAACTGACGAACTTTGTCCTTGTAACTGGGAAAAAGGTCAGGAAACTTTAACTGTATAA
- a CDS encoding prolyl oligopeptidase family serine peptidase, with translation MKKITTLFLLLGAAAQAQQIAPLTVEKIMSDQKWIGVAPTGFRWAADSKTIFFDWNPDRKEKSEGYRVNILSGKPEKVDEKAKEVAIGLNYMFSGNGNGNLGIAEKNGDIYLYNLKIKKEQRLTRTLERESNAHFLGNGEIAFQRAENLFILNLNTNETRQLTNFVKGKPAGVNDKKMPLAQDTWLKADQANLFDIIKKKNKENLPAKGIFDRTSDALKEKSLKPLYIGEKLLTGVTVSPDARYVSYKLITAPSGGVNTIVPNYVTSSGYTEDIAARTKVGEPMPTYESFIYDQQRDTVYNVHTAQIPGIKDLPDYVKDYPKQLEERKKKNEDRQVNLSGPFWNESGTTAILVADALDNKDLWILKLDAATGNLSLIDRQRDEAWIGGPGIGSRNIGWVDNNRFYFQSEASGYSHLYLANITTGEKKQLTSGKWEVQKLQLSKDKKTFYISGNKEHPGITHFYKLDVNGGNLIQLTSMKGGNEVTLSPDEKWLAINYSYMNKPWELYLQPNKPGAKAVQITSSSSKEFNSYKWREPDMVSFKNRYGSDVYARVYPAAKPHPNRPAVVFVHGAGYLQNVHYWWSQYSREYMFNNLLADNGYTVIDIDYTASSGYGRDHRTGIYRHMGGKDLTDQVDGVKMLVEKYNVDPKHVGLYGGSYGGFITLMALFTEPDVFASGGALRSVTDWAHYNHGYTSNILNEPYNDELAYRRSSPIYFAKGLKGDLLMCHGMVDVNVHFQDIVRLSQRLIELGKNNWELAVYPVEDHGFVEPSSWTDEYKRIFKLFEATLKK, from the coding sequence ATGAAAAAAATAACAACACTATTTCTGCTTTTAGGAGCGGCTGCGCAAGCGCAACAAATTGCTCCACTTACTGTTGAAAAGATCATGAGTGATCAAAAATGGATTGGAGTAGCTCCAACGGGTTTCCGCTGGGCTGCGGATAGCAAGACTATATTTTTTGACTGGAATCCGGACCGTAAAGAAAAAAGTGAGGGATATCGGGTTAACATATTATCCGGAAAGCCAGAAAAGGTAGATGAAAAGGCCAAAGAGGTCGCAATCGGATTGAATTATATGTTTTCTGGTAATGGTAATGGTAATTTGGGAATCGCAGAGAAAAATGGAGATATTTACCTGTACAACTTAAAAATAAAGAAAGAGCAGCGCCTGACCCGAACACTGGAAAGAGAAAGCAATGCGCATTTCCTTGGGAATGGAGAAATCGCGTTCCAGCGTGCGGAAAACCTTTTTATACTGAACCTGAATACCAATGAGACGCGTCAGCTGACTAATTTTGTAAAAGGAAAACCGGCTGGTGTTAATGATAAAAAGATGCCTTTGGCCCAGGATACCTGGCTAAAAGCAGATCAGGCGAACCTGTTTGACATCATCAAAAAGAAAAATAAAGAAAATCTTCCGGCTAAAGGAATCTTTGATAGAACCAGCGATGCTTTAAAAGAGAAGTCTCTAAAGCCGCTGTATATTGGAGAAAAGCTGTTGACTGGCGTTACCGTAAGTCCTGATGCGAGATATGTAAGCTATAAGCTGATTACCGCTCCCTCAGGAGGGGTAAATACGATTGTTCCTAACTATGTGACTTCTTCAGGATATACAGAAGACATCGCGGCCCGTACGAAGGTGGGTGAACCAATGCCAACTTACGAAAGCTTCATTTACGATCAGCAGCGGGATACGGTGTATAATGTTCATACTGCACAGATTCCCGGGATAAAGGATCTTCCTGATTATGTAAAGGATTATCCAAAACAATTAGAGGAACGTAAAAAAAAGAACGAAGACCGGCAGGTAAACCTTAGTGGTCCGTTTTGGAATGAATCCGGAACAACAGCAATTCTGGTTGCTGACGCGCTTGATAATAAGGACCTCTGGATCCTTAAACTGGATGCAGCAACCGGTAATCTCAGCCTGATCGATCGTCAAAGAGATGAAGCCTGGATCGGAGGGCCTGGTATCGGATCCAGAAATATAGGATGGGTAGACAACAATCGGTTTTATTTTCAAAGTGAAGCCAGTGGCTATAGCCATCTTTATCTGGCCAACATCACGACCGGAGAAAAGAAACAGCTGACATCTGGAAAATGGGAAGTGCAAAAACTACAACTTTCCAAAGACAAAAAGACCTTTTATATTAGTGGCAATAAAGAACACCCGGGAATTACCCATTTTTACAAACTTGATGTAAATGGCGGAAACCTCATCCAGCTCACCAGTATGAAAGGCGGCAACGAGGTGACATTGTCGCCTGATGAAAAATGGCTGGCTATCAATTACTCTTATATGAATAAGCCCTGGGAATTGTATTTACAGCCCAATAAACCAGGAGCAAAAGCGGTTCAGATAACCAGCTCCTCTTCAAAAGAGTTTAATTCTTACAAATGGAGAGAGCCAGATATGGTATCCTTCAAAAACAGATATGGATCAGATGTTTATGCAAGAGTTTATCCGGCTGCTAAACCGCATCCAAACCGCCCTGCAGTTGTATTTGTTCATGGAGCCGGGTATTTACAAAATGTTCATTACTGGTGGAGCCAATACTCGCGGGAATATATGTTCAACAACCTGCTGGCAGATAATGGGTATACTGTAATTGACATCGATTATACAGCAAGTTCAGGATATGGCAGAGACCACCGCACCGGAATTTACAGGCATATGGGAGGAAAAGACCTCACAGATCAGGTAGATGGCGTGAAGATGCTGGTAGAGAAGTACAATGTAGATCCTAAGCATGTAGGGCTATATGGAGGCTCGTACGGAGGTTTCATTACCTTGATGGCCTTGTTTACCGAACCAGATGTTTTTGCCAGTGGCGGAGCGTTAAGGTCTGTTACTGATTGGGCACATTATAACCATGGCTATACCTCTAATATTTTAAATGAGCCTTATAATGATGAGTTGGCCTATAGGCGCAGTTCACCAATCTATTTTGCCAAAGGTTTAAAGGGGGATTTGCTCATGTGTCATGGCATGGTAGATGTAAATGTTCATTTCCAGGATATCGTGAGGCTTTCCCAGCGACTGATTGAATTGGGCAAAAACAACTGGGAACTGGCTGTTTATCCTGTTGAAGACCACGGTTTTGTGGAGCCTTCCAGCTGGACAGATGAGTATAAAAGAATCTTTAAGCTGTTTGAAGCCACATTAAAAAAGTAA
- a CDS encoding carboxymuconolactone decarboxylase family protein, whose translation MSEVTETIQELLAVVGLDADYRNESLVLLEKGNSRYVRDLKLNFSSTFTSGHLTDKECALIALSIAVNNNNKVLTEFFEKLALTKEATAEEIAEAVGCASLLALNNVFYRFRHFTGKEKYTQIPARVRMQIMSSPVTGKEFFELMSIAVSAVNGCEMCVNAHEKSILALGATEERVFDAVRIASIVTSAGKVIY comes from the coding sequence ATGAGTGAAGTGACAGAAACCATCCAGGAATTATTAGCCGTAGTAGGTCTTGATGCTGATTATAGAAATGAAAGCCTGGTTCTTTTAGAAAAAGGAAATTCAAGATATGTACGCGATTTGAAACTAAATTTCAGTAGTACTTTTACCTCAGGACATCTGACCGATAAGGAGTGTGCCCTGATTGCATTGAGCATTGCTGTAAATAACAATAATAAAGTACTTACAGAATTCTTCGAAAAATTGGCTTTAACCAAAGAAGCAACTGCTGAAGAGATTGCTGAGGCTGTAGGATGTGCCTCATTGCTAGCCTTGAACAATGTATTTTATCGTTTCCGTCATTTTACAGGGAAAGAGAAATATACGCAGATTCCTGCCCGTGTACGGATGCAAATTATGAGCAGTCCTGTAACAGGGAAAGAATTCTTCGAGTTGATGAGCATTGCTGTATCAGCGGTTAACGGCTGTGAAATGTGTGTGAATGCACATGAGAAATCTATCCTTGCTTTAGGCGCAACAGAAGAAAGAGTATTTGATGCGGTGCGTATCGCGTCTATCGTTACCTCAGCAGGTAAAGTAATTTACTAG
- a CDS encoding M14 family metallopeptidase, translating to MKMKYIMLMAAGLACSTIVKAQKPENIIAAVGSPSNPRVPISWNRYYDYTALTELCKKLAQAHPDLIKLGSMGKSFAGKDLWVMTITDHKVGNPDQKPAMYIDGNIHSNEIQGAEFALYTAWYLAEMFQQGNAAVKTLLAEKTFYIAPTINPDARDNFIHKANSAHSPRSGLLPIDNDRDGALNEDGFDDLDGDGHIVMMRRKNISGRFKADATDPRRMIMVGADEQGEYELLGQEGTDNDGDGLVNEDGEGFYDPNRDWGWNWQPNYVQSGAYKYPFSIPENRAVAEFVLKHPNIAAAQSYHNNGGMILRGPGAIEDVDTYNALDARVYDALGKKGEELLPGYRYLVVYKDMYSVFGGELDWFYGGRGIYTFSNELWTNYSLYNKTEPDNNLAQAQQYTFDKDLLMRDAFIDWHPLKHPQYGDIEVGGFKKTYSRLHPGFLLESDAHRNMAFSVYHAYHMPKLQVTELEVKDLGAGLSQVTAVVANERMIPTHSSQDIKNSIEIPDVVSLSGGTAIAAMIVNNRDLNITTEQKRDVANIKVDNIPGNAYVTVRWIVKGGTKFTVNVSSKKGGQASKTN from the coding sequence ATGAAAATGAAATATATAATGCTAATGGCGGCAGGGTTGGCTTGCAGCACGATTGTTAAAGCTCAAAAACCGGAAAATATTATTGCTGCGGTGGGTAGTCCATCCAATCCAAGAGTTCCGATCAGCTGGAACCGTTATTACGATTATACTGCTTTAACGGAACTCTGTAAAAAGCTTGCTCAGGCGCATCCTGATCTGATAAAGCTGGGGTCAATGGGAAAGTCCTTTGCAGGAAAAGATCTTTGGGTGATGACCATCACAGATCATAAAGTCGGGAACCCGGATCAGAAACCGGCGATGTATATTGATGGGAATATCCATTCCAATGAGATCCAGGGAGCTGAGTTTGCACTTTATACCGCATGGTACCTGGCAGAAATGTTTCAGCAGGGAAATGCTGCAGTAAAGACCCTGTTGGCGGAAAAGACTTTTTATATTGCCCCTACAATCAATCCGGATGCAAGGGATAATTTTATTCATAAAGCAAATAGCGCTCATTCCCCGAGATCAGGATTGCTGCCTATTGACAATGATCGTGATGGTGCTTTAAATGAGGATGGCTTTGATGATCTGGACGGAGATGGGCACATTGTGATGATGCGCAGAAAAAATATAAGCGGACGCTTTAAAGCAGATGCGACTGATCCCCGCAGGATGATCATGGTTGGTGCAGATGAGCAGGGAGAATATGAGCTGTTGGGACAGGAGGGAACTGATAATGATGGCGACGGATTGGTAAACGAAGATGGGGAAGGGTTTTATGATCCAAATCGCGACTGGGGATGGAACTGGCAACCAAACTATGTGCAGTCCGGGGCCTATAAATATCCTTTTTCGATTCCTGAGAACCGTGCAGTTGCAGAGTTTGTCCTGAAGCACCCAAATATTGCTGCTGCGCAGTCCTACCACAATAACGGAGGGATGATCCTGAGAGGGCCGGGAGCTATAGAGGATGTGGATACTTATAATGCGCTCGATGCCAGGGTGTACGATGCCCTTGGAAAGAAAGGGGAAGAATTGCTTCCCGGATACCGGTATCTGGTAGTTTATAAGGATATGTATTCTGTGTTTGGTGGAGAACTCGATTGGTTTTACGGGGGAAGGGGAATTTATACCTTTTCGAATGAGCTCTGGACAAATTATTCGCTTTACAATAAGACTGAGCCAGATAATAACCTGGCACAAGCACAACAATACACTTTTGATAAAGACCTGCTGATGAGAGATGCATTCATAGACTGGCACCCTCTTAAGCATCCTCAGTACGGAGATATAGAGGTTGGAGGGTTTAAAAAAACATATTCCAGGTTACATCCCGGATTTTTGCTGGAAAGTGATGCTCACAGGAATATGGCATTCAGTGTATATCATGCCTATCATATGCCAAAATTGCAGGTTACGGAGCTGGAAGTGAAAGATCTTGGAGCCGGACTTTCGCAGGTTACTGCAGTCGTGGCCAACGAAAGGATGATCCCGACACATTCCAGTCAGGATATAAAAAACAGCATTGAGATCCCTGATGTCGTATCTTTAAGCGGAGGAACAGCGATTGCTGCGATGATCGTCAATAACAGAGATTTGAATATCACCACAGAACAAAAAAGAGATGTGGCAAATATAAAAGTTGATAATATTCCTGGAAACGCTTACGTCACTGTTCGTTGGATTGTAAAGGGAGGGACAAAATTCACCGTAAATGTTTCCAGTAAAAAGGGAGGGCAGGCCTCAAAAACAAACTAA
- a CDS encoding DHA2 family efflux MFS transporter permease subunit has protein sequence MAEKGLKKWVITFTVITASLLELIDTTIVNVAIPQIQGNLGATLEDVAWLSTGYAVANVIVLPMSGWLGSRFGRKNYFLFSIILFTIASFLCGNATNLEELIAFRILQGIAGGGLISTAQAILIETWPREDVGIATALFGLGAVVGPTVGPTIGGYLLEISSWPWIFYVNIPIGIIAAYCTYAFVRETPKDGKGMPVDWWGILLLAVAVGSLQTVLEKGESEDWFATPYITALAVTSVLGVLLFIWRELSTDHPIVNFKIMRHRSFSVGMFTSFILGFGLYGSVFVFPIFCQNLLGFSALQTGELLFPGGLCTIVMMPFIGIMLKKNVPAQFMATIGMFLFFVFCSMLSKSTLQSGTGDFFLPLVIRGIGMALLFVPLTTLAIQDLKGAEIGQGSGLNNMMRQLGGSFGIAALTTLIHVRQGFHRSNLLVNVNEYNPAFTDRFNGFIHNFMAKGYNYLDAKVLATKAIEGTVTKQSLLLTYSDAYWVAGLVLLCSIPLLYLQKFKKNVAIPADVH, from the coding sequence ATGGCCGAGAAAGGTTTAAAAAAATGGGTTATTACGTTTACAGTGATCACAGCTTCCTTACTGGAGTTGATTGATACCACCATTGTAAATGTTGCTATACCCCAGATACAGGGAAACTTAGGTGCAACCCTTGAGGATGTGGCCTGGTTGTCTACCGGTTATGCAGTTGCTAACGTAATTGTACTGCCCATGTCTGGCTGGCTGGGCAGCCGCTTCGGACGAAAAAATTATTTTCTTTTTTCTATCATCCTGTTTACTATTGCCTCTTTCCTTTGTGGAAATGCCACCAATCTGGAGGAATTGATCGCCTTCAGAATCCTCCAGGGAATTGCTGGCGGCGGGCTAATCTCTACTGCACAGGCTATATTAATCGAAACCTGGCCACGTGAGGACGTTGGGATTGCCACAGCTTTGTTTGGATTAGGCGCTGTGGTTGGTCCAACGGTAGGTCCAACTATTGGTGGCTATCTCCTGGAAATCAGCTCCTGGCCATGGATATTTTATGTAAATATACCTATAGGCATTATCGCTGCCTACTGTACCTACGCTTTTGTCAGGGAAACGCCTAAAGATGGAAAAGGGATGCCGGTAGACTGGTGGGGAATTTTACTTCTTGCCGTAGCGGTGGGTAGCTTACAGACTGTATTGGAAAAAGGAGAGAGCGAGGATTGGTTTGCTACACCTTACATCACGGCCCTTGCAGTGACATCGGTATTGGGAGTATTACTCTTTATCTGGAGAGAATTGAGTACGGATCATCCGATTGTGAACTTTAAAATCATGCGTCACAGAAGCTTTTCAGTAGGGATGTTCACTTCCTTTATTTTGGGCTTTGGTTTATATGGCTCAGTATTCGTGTTCCCCATCTTCTGTCAGAATTTATTGGGATTCTCAGCCCTCCAAACAGGAGAATTGCTCTTCCCTGGAGGTCTGTGTACGATTGTAATGATGCCATTTATTGGAATTATGCTAAAAAAAAATGTTCCAGCCCAGTTTATGGCTACGATCGGAATGTTCCTTTTCTTTGTGTTCTGTTCCATGTTAAGTAAATCCACTCTGCAATCTGGGACCGGAGATTTCTTCCTTCCACTGGTGATCAGAGGTATCGGTATGGCTTTATTATTTGTGCCTTTAACCACACTGGCCATCCAGGACCTTAAAGGGGCTGAAATCGGACAGGGATCGGGGTTAAATAATATGATGAGACAATTGGGAGGGTCCTTCGGTATTGCAGCTTTAACAACACTTATTCATGTTCGTCAGGGCTTTCACCGCAGTAATTTACTAGTCAATGTCAACGAATATAACCCTGCCTTTACCGACCGCTTTAACGGCTTCATACATAACTTCATGGCGAAAGGGTACAATTACCTGGACGCTAAAGTGCTGGCTACCAAAGCCATCGAAGGGACAGTAACCAAACAAAGTTTATTACTGACCTATAGCGATGCTTATTGGGTTGCCGGATTGGTCTTATTGTGTTCAATTCCCTTGTTATATTTACAGAAGTTCAAGAAAAATGTCGCCATTCCGGCAGATGTCCATTAA